Proteins encoded in a region of the Rutidosis leptorrhynchoides isolate AG116_Rl617_1_P2 chromosome 9, CSIRO_AGI_Rlap_v1, whole genome shotgun sequence genome:
- the LOC139865788 gene encoding alpha-mannosidase At3g26720 isoform X2, which translates to MNPSSAALVVFICCCCCCFWEIESKYMVYDTSHKIQGDKINVHLVPHSHDDVGWLKTVDQYYTGANNSIRGACVQNVLDSVIQALIDDKNRKFIYVEIAFFERWWNQQSELLKNKVKELVNTGQLEFINGGMCMHDEATPHYIDLIDQTTLGHMFIKREFDQKPRVGWQIDPFGHSSVQAYLLGAEVGFDSLFFARMDYQDREIRKSDKTLEFVWQGSKSLGSSAQIFTGIFPRHYDPPDGFTFEINDVSPPIQDDVLLFDYNVRERVDDFVAAAMAQVNVTRTNHIMWTMGTDFRYQYAVSWFRQMDKFIHYVNQDGRVNALYSTPSIYTDAKNAANETWPLKTDDFFPYADKANTYWTGYFTSRPTFKGYVRTMSSYYLAARQLEFYKGRNSSGPNTNALANALAIAQHHDAVSGTQREHVAADYALRISKGYAEASELVASSLESLTSSRSSSNQEQTVGVFQQCPLLNISYCPASETDLPDGKSLVVVTYNPLGWKREEVVRIPVSFDDFIVTDSNGKVVESQILPIFNASLNMRSFHVKAYNGKSPSSTPQYWLGFKASVPPLGFSTYIISKAEKSDTSSTLSTVWTSDSTSSNETVVVGRGHLKLHYATNEGKLTRYINQRSLVEEPLEHSFSYYSGHNGTDQASGAYIFRPSDTFLVKSEGQNAFTIVRGPLMDEVHQQINSWIYQVTRLYKEKEHVEVEFTIGPIPVDDGVGKEITTQVTTALKTNKTFYTDSNGRDFIKRVRDFRSDWDLQVNEPVAGNYYPINLGAYVRDENMELSVLVDRAVGGSSLVDGQIELMLHRRLLYDDGKGVGEVLNETICVQNDCKGLVVQGKYYIRIDPIGDGAKWRRTFGQEIYSPLLLAFAEQDGDDWKNSHVSFFSMIDESYSLPNNTAIITLQELENGKVLLRLAHLYEVGEDKDYSSIASVELKKLFPNRKINKVTEMNLSGNQERDEMERKKLKWSVKDSSEAKKIVRGGSVDPEKLVVELGPMEIRTFFIDLDYLRMFGSERKDANRA; encoded by the exons ATGAATCCGTCTTCAGCTGCTTTAGTTGTGTTCATATGCTGCTGCTGTTGCTGCTTTTGGGAGATTGAAAGCAAGTACATGGTATATGATACTTCACACAAAATCCAAGGTGATAAAATCAATGTTCATTTGGTACCTCACTCTCATGATGACGTAGGCTGGCTCAAAACCGTCGATCAGTACTACACCGGTGCTAATAATTCTATTCGG GGGGCTTGTGTTCAAAACGTATTGGATTCCGTTATTCAAGCTTTGATCGATGACAAAAATCGCAAGTTCATCTACGTTGAAATT GCGTTTTTCGAGCGATGGTGGAATCAGCAGAGTGAATTACTTAAGAATAAAGTCAAGGAGCTGGTCAATACTGGTcaattagagttcat AAATGGAGGAATGTGCATGCATGATGAAGCAACACCACATTACATAGACTTGATTGATCAGACAACTTTGGGACATATGTTTATAAAGAGGGAATTTGATCAAAAACCAAGAGTTGGTTGGCAGATTGATCCTTTTGGCCACTCTTCTGTTCAAGCTTACTTGCTTGGTGCAGAG GTGGGATTTGACTCGTTATTCTTTGCACGAATGGATTATCAAGATAGGGAAATTCGAAAAAGTGACAAGACTCTTGAGTTTGTATGGCAGGGCTCTAAGTCTCTTGGTTCATCTGCACAG ATATTTACGGGAATTTTTCCTAGACATTATGATCCTCCTGATGGTTTCACATTTGAAATAAATGATGTATCTCCTCCCATTCAA gacGATGTTCTTCTCTTTGACTACAATGTTCGAGAACGAGTTGATGATTTTGTAGCTGCTGCCATGGCTCAG GTCAATGTGACAAGGACAAACCATATTATGTGGACAATGGGAACTGATTTccggtatcaatatgcagtttcaTGGTTCAGGCAGATGGATAAATTTATACACTATGTTAACCAG GATGGGCGTGTGAATGCATTATATTCTACACCATCAATCTACACAGATGCAAAAAATGCAGCAAATGAAACATGGCCTCTGAAAACTGACGACTTTTTCCC TTACGCAGATAAAGCAAATACGTATTGGACAGGATACTTTACTAGCAGGCCTACTTTCAAAGGCTATGTCAGGACAATGAGTAGTTACTATTTG GCAGCAAGGCAATTAGAATTTTATAAAGGCAGGAATAGTTCTGGACCAAATACAAATGCCCTGGCCAATGCGTTGGCTATTGCCCAACATCATGATGCAGTTAGCGGTACACAAAGGGAACATGTGGCTGCTGATTATGCATTGCGTATTTCGAAGGGCTATGCAGAG GCATCAGAATTAGTTGCTTCTTCATTAGAATCTTTAACATCTTCAAGATCAAGTTCCAACCAAGAACAAACAGTTGGTGTGTTTCAGCAG TGTCCTCTACTTAACATAAGTTACTGTCCCGCATCAGAAACCGATTTGCCTGATGGAAAGAGTTTG GTGGTAGTTACCTACAACCCCCTAGGATGGAAGAGAGAAGAAGTAGTCCGGATTCCG GTTTCCTTCGATGACTTTATTGTCACGGATTCAAATGGAAAAGTGGTTGAATCTCAAATTCTTCCTATTTTTAATGCCTCGTTGAACATGAGAAGCTTCCACGTTAAAGCATATAATGGTAAATCTCCAAGCAGTACACCTCAGTATTGGCTTGGATTCAAAGCATCTGTACCACCTCTTGGTTTCAGCACCTACATTATCTCAAAGGCAGAAAAATCAG ACACAAGTTCGACACTATCAACAGTATGGACTTCAGACAGTACCAGCAGTAATGAAACTGTAGTAGTTGGTAGAGGGCATTTGAAGCTGCACTATGCTACAAATGAGGGAAAACTTACACGCTATATCAATCAAAGAAGCTTG GTTGAAGAACCCTTGGAACACTCGTTCAGCTACTATTCTGGGCATAATGGCACAGATCAG GCCTCTGGAGCTTATATATTCCGTCCCAGTGACACATTTCTAGTTAAATCTGAAGGACAG AATGCTTTTACTATTGTACGGGGTCCACTAATGGATGAAGTGCATCAACAAATAAATTCTTGGATATATCAG GTCACTCGTTTATATAAAGAGAAAGAACATGTAGAAGTCGAGTTCACT ATTGGACCTATCCCCGTAGATGATGGTGTTGGAAAAGAAATAACAACTCAGGTCACAACTGCCTTGAAGACAAACAAAACATTTTATACTGATTCTAATGGGAGAGATTTCATTAAAAGG GTTCGAGATTTTAGATCAGACTGGGACTTGCAAGTAAACGAGCCAGTTGCTGGAAATTATTACCCA ATAAACCTTGGAGCTTATGTTCGGGATGAAAATATGGAACTCTCGGTATTAGTGGACCGTGCAGTAGGTGGGTCGAGTTTAGTAGATGGTCAGATTGAACTAATGCTTCATAG GAGGCTGTTATATGATGATGGAAAAGGTGTTGGTGAAGTTCTAAATGAAACAATATGTGTCCAAAATGATTGCAAGGGCTTGGTG GTTCAAGGAAAATATTACATAAGAATCGATCCAATAGGCGATGGAGCCAAGTGGCGTCGCACATTTGGTCAAGAAATATATTCTCCCCTCCTCCTAGCCTTTGCAGAACAG GATGGAGATGATTGGAAAAATTCTCATGTATCATTCTTCTCAATGATCGATGAATCGTATAGCTTGCCAAACAACACTGCCATTATAACTCTGCAG GAGCTTGAAAATGGAAAAGTACTCCTTCGTTTGGCTCATCTTTATGAG GTGGGGGAGGACAAAGATTATTCTTCAATTGCTAGTGTGGAGTTGAAGAAATTGTTCCCAAATAGAAAG ATAAACAAAGTGACAGAGATGAATCTGTCTGGTAATCAAGAAAGAGATGAGATGGAGAGGAAAAAGCTAAAGTGGTCAGTGAAAGATTCATCAGAAGCCAAGAAGATTGTGAGGGGAGGTAGTGTTGATCCTGAAAAACTAGTGGTGGAACTTGGCCCAATGGAAATTCGGACGTTCTTCATCGACTTAGATTATCTCAGGATGTTTGGTTCTGAACGAAAAGATGCAAATAGAGCGTGA
- the LOC139865788 gene encoding alpha-mannosidase At3g26720 isoform X1: MNPSSAALVVFICCCCCCFWEIESKYMVYDTSHKIQGDKINVHLVPHSHDDVGWLKTVDQYYTGANNSIRGACVQNVLDSVIQALIDDKNRKFIYVEIAFFERWWNQQSELLKNKVKELVNTGQLEFINGGMCMHDEATPHYIDLIDQTTLGHMFIKREFDQKPRVGWQIDPFGHSSVQAYLLGAEVGFDSLFFARMDYQDREIRKSDKTLEFVWQGSKSLGSSAQIFTGIFPRHYDPPDGFTFEINDVSPPIQDDVLLFDYNVRERVDDFVAAAMAQVNVTRTNHIMWTMGTDFRYQYAVSWFRQMDKFIHYVNQDGRVNALYSTPSIYTDAKNAANETWPLKTDDFFPYADKANTYWTGYFTSRPTFKGYVRTMSSYYLAARQLEFYKGRNSSGPNTNALANALAIAQHHDAVSGTQREHVAADYALRISKGYAEASELVASSLESLTSSRSSSNQEQTVGVFQQCPLLNISYCPASETDLPDGKSLVVVTYNPLGWKREEVVRIPVSFDDFIVTDSNGKVVESQILPIFNASLNMRSFHVKAYNGKSPSSTPQYWLGFKASVPPLGFSTYIISKAEKSADTSSTLSTVWTSDSTSSNETVVVGRGHLKLHYATNEGKLTRYINQRSLVEEPLEHSFSYYSGHNGTDQASGAYIFRPSDTFLVKSEGQNAFTIVRGPLMDEVHQQINSWIYQVTRLYKEKEHVEVEFTIGPIPVDDGVGKEITTQVTTALKTNKTFYTDSNGRDFIKRVRDFRSDWDLQVNEPVAGNYYPINLGAYVRDENMELSVLVDRAVGGSSLVDGQIELMLHRRLLYDDGKGVGEVLNETICVQNDCKGLVVQGKYYIRIDPIGDGAKWRRTFGQEIYSPLLLAFAEQDGDDWKNSHVSFFSMIDESYSLPNNTAIITLQELENGKVLLRLAHLYEVGEDKDYSSIASVELKKLFPNRKINKVTEMNLSGNQERDEMERKKLKWSVKDSSEAKKIVRGGSVDPEKLVVELGPMEIRTFFIDLDYLRMFGSERKDANRA, translated from the exons ATGAATCCGTCTTCAGCTGCTTTAGTTGTGTTCATATGCTGCTGCTGTTGCTGCTTTTGGGAGATTGAAAGCAAGTACATGGTATATGATACTTCACACAAAATCCAAGGTGATAAAATCAATGTTCATTTGGTACCTCACTCTCATGATGACGTAGGCTGGCTCAAAACCGTCGATCAGTACTACACCGGTGCTAATAATTCTATTCGG GGGGCTTGTGTTCAAAACGTATTGGATTCCGTTATTCAAGCTTTGATCGATGACAAAAATCGCAAGTTCATCTACGTTGAAATT GCGTTTTTCGAGCGATGGTGGAATCAGCAGAGTGAATTACTTAAGAATAAAGTCAAGGAGCTGGTCAATACTGGTcaattagagttcat AAATGGAGGAATGTGCATGCATGATGAAGCAACACCACATTACATAGACTTGATTGATCAGACAACTTTGGGACATATGTTTATAAAGAGGGAATTTGATCAAAAACCAAGAGTTGGTTGGCAGATTGATCCTTTTGGCCACTCTTCTGTTCAAGCTTACTTGCTTGGTGCAGAG GTGGGATTTGACTCGTTATTCTTTGCACGAATGGATTATCAAGATAGGGAAATTCGAAAAAGTGACAAGACTCTTGAGTTTGTATGGCAGGGCTCTAAGTCTCTTGGTTCATCTGCACAG ATATTTACGGGAATTTTTCCTAGACATTATGATCCTCCTGATGGTTTCACATTTGAAATAAATGATGTATCTCCTCCCATTCAA gacGATGTTCTTCTCTTTGACTACAATGTTCGAGAACGAGTTGATGATTTTGTAGCTGCTGCCATGGCTCAG GTCAATGTGACAAGGACAAACCATATTATGTGGACAATGGGAACTGATTTccggtatcaatatgcagtttcaTGGTTCAGGCAGATGGATAAATTTATACACTATGTTAACCAG GATGGGCGTGTGAATGCATTATATTCTACACCATCAATCTACACAGATGCAAAAAATGCAGCAAATGAAACATGGCCTCTGAAAACTGACGACTTTTTCCC TTACGCAGATAAAGCAAATACGTATTGGACAGGATACTTTACTAGCAGGCCTACTTTCAAAGGCTATGTCAGGACAATGAGTAGTTACTATTTG GCAGCAAGGCAATTAGAATTTTATAAAGGCAGGAATAGTTCTGGACCAAATACAAATGCCCTGGCCAATGCGTTGGCTATTGCCCAACATCATGATGCAGTTAGCGGTACACAAAGGGAACATGTGGCTGCTGATTATGCATTGCGTATTTCGAAGGGCTATGCAGAG GCATCAGAATTAGTTGCTTCTTCATTAGAATCTTTAACATCTTCAAGATCAAGTTCCAACCAAGAACAAACAGTTGGTGTGTTTCAGCAG TGTCCTCTACTTAACATAAGTTACTGTCCCGCATCAGAAACCGATTTGCCTGATGGAAAGAGTTTG GTGGTAGTTACCTACAACCCCCTAGGATGGAAGAGAGAAGAAGTAGTCCGGATTCCG GTTTCCTTCGATGACTTTATTGTCACGGATTCAAATGGAAAAGTGGTTGAATCTCAAATTCTTCCTATTTTTAATGCCTCGTTGAACATGAGAAGCTTCCACGTTAAAGCATATAATGGTAAATCTCCAAGCAGTACACCTCAGTATTGGCTTGGATTCAAAGCATCTGTACCACCTCTTGGTTTCAGCACCTACATTATCTCAAAGGCAGAAAAATCAG CAGACACAAGTTCGACACTATCAACAGTATGGACTTCAGACAGTACCAGCAGTAATGAAACTGTAGTAGTTGGTAGAGGGCATTTGAAGCTGCACTATGCTACAAATGAGGGAAAACTTACACGCTATATCAATCAAAGAAGCTTG GTTGAAGAACCCTTGGAACACTCGTTCAGCTACTATTCTGGGCATAATGGCACAGATCAG GCCTCTGGAGCTTATATATTCCGTCCCAGTGACACATTTCTAGTTAAATCTGAAGGACAG AATGCTTTTACTATTGTACGGGGTCCACTAATGGATGAAGTGCATCAACAAATAAATTCTTGGATATATCAG GTCACTCGTTTATATAAAGAGAAAGAACATGTAGAAGTCGAGTTCACT ATTGGACCTATCCCCGTAGATGATGGTGTTGGAAAAGAAATAACAACTCAGGTCACAACTGCCTTGAAGACAAACAAAACATTTTATACTGATTCTAATGGGAGAGATTTCATTAAAAGG GTTCGAGATTTTAGATCAGACTGGGACTTGCAAGTAAACGAGCCAGTTGCTGGAAATTATTACCCA ATAAACCTTGGAGCTTATGTTCGGGATGAAAATATGGAACTCTCGGTATTAGTGGACCGTGCAGTAGGTGGGTCGAGTTTAGTAGATGGTCAGATTGAACTAATGCTTCATAG GAGGCTGTTATATGATGATGGAAAAGGTGTTGGTGAAGTTCTAAATGAAACAATATGTGTCCAAAATGATTGCAAGGGCTTGGTG GTTCAAGGAAAATATTACATAAGAATCGATCCAATAGGCGATGGAGCCAAGTGGCGTCGCACATTTGGTCAAGAAATATATTCTCCCCTCCTCCTAGCCTTTGCAGAACAG GATGGAGATGATTGGAAAAATTCTCATGTATCATTCTTCTCAATGATCGATGAATCGTATAGCTTGCCAAACAACACTGCCATTATAACTCTGCAG GAGCTTGAAAATGGAAAAGTACTCCTTCGTTTGGCTCATCTTTATGAG GTGGGGGAGGACAAAGATTATTCTTCAATTGCTAGTGTGGAGTTGAAGAAATTGTTCCCAAATAGAAAG ATAAACAAAGTGACAGAGATGAATCTGTCTGGTAATCAAGAAAGAGATGAGATGGAGAGGAAAAAGCTAAAGTGGTCAGTGAAAGATTCATCAGAAGCCAAGAAGATTGTGAGGGGAGGTAGTGTTGATCCTGAAAAACTAGTGGTGGAACTTGGCCCAATGGAAATTCGGACGTTCTTCATCGACTTAGATTATCTCAGGATGTTTGGTTCTGAACGAAAAGATGCAAATAGAGCGTGA